The Mauremys reevesii isolate NIE-2019 linkage group 1, ASM1616193v1, whole genome shotgun sequence genome has a segment encoding these proteins:
- the AMER2 gene encoding APC membrane recruitment protein 2 yields the protein MDLHCDCAETPAVEPPSGKINKTAFKLFKRRKSGGTMPSIFGVKNKGGDGKGSSKAGMVRSKTHDGLADVVLESSKKEESSSGGGGGVDQLNRDINTRAVASLNVSSNSSVAKSHSFFSLLKKNGKSENGKGENADQRAGSRQKKGLKGIFSSMRWHKKDKNGKEERGETSEIQSSLIMSGSLTASLECIKEEAPKPLSEPQYTTEEINIELSSDKHSKDVHATAEKPEVRDGGEMQNNKSIQGEDPAAAGNQHEENRPELPDPCVEEVGTAKDTAITGCGDIIADQEDEVGSSSGSCEKSTPGASKPGTSKKNPNMVAYQGGGEEMASPDQVDDTYLQEFWDMLSQTEEQVQETQGGEGGGTKPPEIKKESKCVEGAQDGSMVKRIGLSQIPVHLNHKEDQKNREYEQPEGIPNSDEGYWDSTTPGPEEDSSNSVQKESIPRDSYSGDALYDLYADTDENITGVPSDEEVTCVSRSKPVSPVTTTCSLKTPAGSVKDSKIPISIKHLTSLPTSHGTDASNSHHIAHHHPTKSEIPRTKIPVSKVLVRRVSNRGLAGTMVKATTFQDNAKK from the exons ATGGACTTGCATTGTGATTGTGCCGAGACTCCGGCAGTCGAGCCGCCATCTGGGAAGATTAATAAAACTGCTTTCAAATTATTTAAGAGGAGGAAATCTGGGGGCACCATGCCCAGCATATTTGGGGTGAAAAACAAAGGTGGGGATGGGAAAGGCTCAAGTAAAGCTGGGATGGTGAGGAGCAAGACTCACGATGGATTAGCTGATGTTGTGCTGGAAAGCAGCAAGAAGGAAGAATCGAGCAgcggaggtggtggtggtgttgatcAACTGAACAGGGATATAAACACCAGGGCTGTAGCCAGCCTCAATGTTTCATCAAACAGCTCCGTGGCTAAATCACACAGTTTCTTCTCTCTGTTGAAGAAGAATGGGAAATCAGAAAATGGCAAGGGAGAGAATGCAGATCAGAGGGCGGGCAGCAGACAAAAGAAAGGATTGAAAGGGATCTTCAGCAGTATGCGGTGGCATAAAAAGGATAAAAATGGcaaggaggaaaggggggaaacATCAGAAATTCAGTCCAGCCTTATTATGTCAGGTTCTCTGACTGCCAGCTTGGAATGCATCAAAGAAGAGGCACCAAAACCTTTGTCTGAGCCTCAATATACCACAGAAGAAATTAACATTGAATTGTCTAGTGATAAACACAGCAAAGATGTGCATGCCACGGCAGAGAAGCCTGAAGTtagagatggtggggaaatgCAGAACAACAAAAGCATACAAGGAGAGGATCCTGCTGCCGCTGGAAACCAACATGAGGAGAACCGCCCTGAGCTGCCAGATCCGTGTGTGGAAGAGGTTGGGACTGCGAAGGATACGGCCATAACAG GCTGTGGAGATATTATTGcagaccaggaggatgaagtgggcagcagcagtggcagctgtgAGAAGAGCACCCCAGGGGCCAGCAAGCCAGGCACTTCTAAAAAGAACCCAAACATGGTGGCCTaccagggaggaggagaggagatggCAAGCCCAGACCAAGTGGATGACACCTACCTTCAGGAGTTCTGGGATATGTTATCACAAACAGAGGAGCAAGTCCAAGAGAcccagggaggagaaggaggagggacaAAACCACCTGAGATAAAAAAAGAGAGCAAGTGTGTCGAGGGGGCACAGGATGGTTCAATGGTGAAACGCATTGGTCTCAGCCAGATTCCAGTTCATCTCAACCACAAAGAGGATCAGAAGAACAGGGAATATGAGCAGCCAGAAGGCATCCCAAACAGTGATGAGGGCTACTGGGACTCCACTACTCCTGGTCCTGAGGAAGATAGCAGCAATAGTGTCCAGAAAGAGAGCATCCCCAGGGATAGCTACAGTGGTGATGCCCTCTATGATCTTTATGCTGATACAGATGAAAACATCACAGGGGTGCCTTCTGATGAAGAAGTCACCTGTGTATCACGCTCCAAACCTGTGTCTCCAGTAACAACCACATGCTCACTTAAAACACCTGCAGGTTCAGTCAAGGACTCCAAGATACCTATCAGCATTAAACATCTTACATCGCTTCCCACCAGCCATGGAACAGATGCCAGTAACAGCCATCACATTGCACACCATCACCCAACCAAAAGTGAGATTCCCAGAACAAAAATCCCTGTTTCTAAAGTACTTGTACGCCGGGTCAGTAATAGGGGTTTAGCGGGAACAATGGTTAAAGCCACCACATTCCAGGACAATGCCAAAAAGTAG